In a genomic window of Xenopus laevis strain J_2021 chromosome 5S, Xenopus_laevis_v10.1, whole genome shotgun sequence:
- the gpr6.S gene encoding G-protein coupled receptor 6, whose translation MNESLNDNESSFPLPWIQANDVNESLELSAFFSVFTINPWDIMLCISGTIIACENAIVVAIIFYTPTLRTPMFVLIGSLATADLLAGFGLILNFFFQYVIQSETISLITVGFLVASFTASVSSLLAITVDRYLSLYNALTYSSEKTELWIHMMLVVTWGVSLCLGLLPVLGWNCLDDDSSCSIVKPLTKSNVTFLSTSFFLIFILMLHLYIKICKIVCRHAHQIALQQHFLTASHYVATKKGVSTLAIILGTFGASWLPFAIYCVVGDHDYPSVYTYATLLPATYNSMINPIIYAYRNQEIQRSMWVLFCGCYQSKVSFRSRSLSDV comes from the coding sequence ATGAATGAAAGTCTTAATGACAACGAATCTAGTTTCCCACTACCCTGGATTCAGGCAAATGATGTCAATGAATCACTGGAGTTATCTGCTTTCTTCTCTGTGTTTACTATCAACCCGTGGGATATTATGTTGTGCATCTCAGGAACTATCATCGCCTGTGAAAATGCAATTGTGGTAGCTATTATCTTCTACACTCCAACGTTAAGAACACCTATGTTTGTGCTAATTGGGAGCCTGGCTACAGCAGACCTCCTGGCTGGCTTTGGCTTaatcctgaattttttttttcaatatgtgaTCCAATCAGAGACCATAAGCCTTATCACCGTGGGATTCCTAGTGGCCTCTTTCACTGCTTCTGTGAGTAGCTTGCTGGCCATCACAGTTGACCGTTACCTCTCGCTATACAATGCACTGACTTACTCATCAGAGAAAACAGAACTTTGGATACATATGATGCTTGTTGTCACTTGGGGGGTTTCACTATGTTTGGGGCTCCTTCCAGTGCTGGGCTGGAACTGTCTAGATGATGATTCATCTTGCAGCATTGTTAAGCCCCTGACCAAAAGTAATGTGACTTTCCTCTCCACTTCATTTTTCTTAATCTTCATTTTAATGTTGCACCTCTATATCAAAATCTGCAAAATTGTGTGTAGACATGCTCATCAGATAGCACTGCAGCAGCACTTTCTCACAGCCTCCCATTATGTTGCCACCAAAAAGGGAGTATCTACTCTGGCCATTATTCTTGGAACTTTTGGGGCCAGCTGGCTGCCTTTTGCTATATACTGTGTGGTAGGCGACCATGACTATCCTTCAGTATATACTTATGCCACACTGTTACCTGCTACTTACAACTCAATGATTAATCCCATCATTTATGCCTATAGAAATCAAGAGATACAGAGGTCCATGTGGGTACTTTTCTGTGGCTGCTATCAATCCAAAGTGTCCTTTCGTTCCAGGTCACTGAGCGACGTCTAA